The nucleotide window GCTAAGGTCGAATACCTCATGGAATGGCAAGGGGCTTCATTCAGTGACGCCCTTGAGAGTTTTGAGGATGTAATTTTATGGGAATATTCAGGACCTAAGACCGATGCAGTATATTATATATTCCATGAACTATATCCAGACGTTGAAACCATCGAGAGACAGAATGATTTTCTAACCGTCGATTATGACAGGTTTGAGGATCAATGCCTGATTGATTTTGCCGATAGCGAAGGAAATGAATATCTAGTATTAAGGGAGTGATCTAAGGGCCAATTAGGCCCTTTTTTTATGCACAACGGATTGTATAAAGTTAGTTGCGTGTGCAAGCCCTAAGTTAGCAAACAAACCATGAGAGGAAAAATCCGAATGGATTTTTCCAAATAAGCAATAACCTAGCAATTAATTTTATACCGTGTTGTAATGCGTTTTTATTGTTTTTTTATGTTCCACTGAAATTTCCGAACCCTCGGCCAACATTACTGAATCAGGATTTTTGGAAGACAAAAAGTCAAAATCTTTGCCGTAAACCTCACCAAAATCCACGTCGATATTATAGTCCAACACTTTGTAAATCGACCATCTCGGGTGTCTTACTTCGTATTCGTTTGATTTCCTTTCATTGATTTTAGCATAGCCATAATAATGCTCAGTTATGAACTCTGTTTCACTATCTGGAATCAAATCGAACTCATCCTGAGTTGCCTTAATACGGAAAGAATTCTTGTGGCCATTTTTTGTCCAGTTGTACTCAACAGTCCGACTTGAATTATCCTCTTCCCAAAAATGGTTCATCGGCATCGTTTCATAGTTTTCTTTATATACCGTGTTTGCCACAAAAGTCAGAGCTCTTTTTGGTACAATCTCTTTAATAAAAACTACACCGCGTTTCCATTCTCCCTTTTCAAATCTCTTGACATAAAACCTCAAATTCACTTCCTCAAAATTAATGTGGTATGGAACTTTTATTCCTAATAGTTTTGTGTTTTTGAACATAAACCCGACGAGGCTGACGTAACAGTTGCCATTCCATAAGTCCAATTCAGTTCCGAATGGAACATATTTCTCCAAAATCTCCTTATCGACAATATAATTTGCCAAAGCTAATTTTCTCCATTCTGCTAATAAAAAGCTCATTCTAAGTTAGGTTTAAATGCATTACAACGGTTCGTGTAAAACCTAGTTGCGTAGGTTTTGCACTAAGATAGTAAACAAGGCCGGATGTGAGGAAATTCCAACGGAATTTCCGATTAACGGTGGCCCAGCAATTGGGTTTACACCGTGTTGTAGCACGTTTATTTTTGTTTTTATATCATTTGATAAGCCATGTAACCGCCAACATAAAAACCCAAGATTGTTGGAGGAATTGCTAAAGCTAGTTTTAACCATTTATTTAAATCCGAATTTTTACTTTTCCAGGCCAGAAAAATAGTCGAAAAACCAAGGAGTATTGGGGGAATAATTTCAATTAATTCAGGTTTATAGCCATTTTCTAAAAAATATTCTATAAGTAAATGGACAGGCCAAGTTAAGTACATTACAACAAAGGCAATTGTTAATAATAAAGCCCCTGTTTTCGGTTTGAAAAAGTGAAACCAACTTAAAAATCCAAAAATTAAGATTGCAAATGCTACACTAATTAATGGATTAGCTGAATTTAAACCAGCCGAACCTGTCATATATGCGGCAAAAAGCAGATATACAAATCCGCCAAGAAACAATGAAGATATGTAGGTTAAGATTTTCATTTTTTAATGTGCTACAACGTCACCGGTTAACGCAAGTAGCGGAGTTGGGAACGTGAATTTGTCCGGTTAAATTATTGTTTTAAAGGTAGTTAAAAATGTCATTTTAAATGGTCTGCCGCTATTTGCTCGTTAACCGATGTTGTACAACGTTCTACCTATCCCATCCATCAATAAGATAATTTTTATCAGTCAGCTTTTCTTCAATTCCTGAACTTTTAGATTTAAACCATAATTCAAATCGAGTCGGATAAAAATTTGAAAAAGTTCCTTCATATATTACTGAAGTTCCTTTGAATAATTTATAATCACCACTCAAATCTTTAACTTCGTTTTTAGT belongs to Aegicerativicinus sediminis and includes:
- a CDS encoding YqjF family protein, coding for MSFLLAEWRKLALANYIVDKEILEKYVPFGTELDLWNGNCYVSLVGFMFKNTKLLGIKVPYHINFEEVNLRFYVKRFEKGEWKRGVVFIKEIVPKRALTFVANTVYKENYETMPMNHFWEEDNSSRTVEYNWTKNGHKNSFRIKATQDEFDLIPDSETEFITEHYYGYAKINERKSNEYEVRHPRWSIYKVLDYNIDVDFGEVYGKDFDFLSSKNPDSVMLAEGSEISVEHKKTIKTHYNTV